The Coccidioides posadasii str. Silveira chromosome 2, complete sequence genomic interval GACGATCCGTCAACCAAACTTCAAGCCGTGGTCTGATCGTCCTGCTTCCCTCGGAATCTGAGTATTTTGAATGGTGATGCTTGGATCCAGGGTTTCTCTTTCCCCCACCATCCATAACCCGGCTCTGCGGCCAAAGAAAGTGAATGGATAGCCCATGAAGGCTTTTTGATCACAACCCAGGAAATCGTACGTACTTGCGAACTTGGGGAATTGGTTTTCAGTACTACCCCAAAccattctttttttttttttttttttttttttttttttttttttttttggggggataTTTTTGAAGTGTCTGTAGATAATGACTGGGAATTATAGGGGCTAAAAATAGTGCCCCTTTGCCACCGTTCTGCTCTAATAACTCGTCGTTCAGGTCTGAAGGATTGCAGCTCGCGAGGGGTGTTTGCAAGGGTTGGATGGGATGATCTTCATACAGTTACAACGGCGAACTACCTTGACAGAGCTGATGCCGGTTGGCTATTTAGCACTACACGCTATTTTTCCGCAGAAAATTTTCCAGATGGTTAATAGGGATTATTGGATTATTTACCGGATATTTTTCAGTTGAGTTTTACCATATTCCAGTGTCCCGACGTAGCCGGTGTAAGAGCGGGTCTTGACCGGGGGatgtaaaaaaaaagaaaagaaaaaaaggtatGAAGAAAACTGAGAGCAGCTTGCTCGCTTGCTGTTGACAAGGTaattctttcttttttttgccaCTTGTTAGACGAAGGTTTCCTTTTAATGGTAAAGTTGGCCTGGGGATGTAACCCTTGCATCGAGACACCTATATCAAGCCTCGGAGTCGTTTGTGCTGTTCTTGATGTGTACACTTCACGCGTATGTACAGCGAGAAGGTATTTCGTAGACACTTCGGAAAGATGAATCGATCGAAGATCAGCATGGGAGAAAAAAGCTATGCTATAGGTGGCATTCATTAAGTTGCCATGGAACTAGTCAATAAATTATCAAAAGGGAGTAACTCGGCGAAGCTGTCAAGCAAGAAGCGTTTCAGGCTAGATGTCAATGACGCATATGGTAGCAAGCAATGCAACAAAAAACACCAGAGGTGTAcaggggagagagagagagagcccGCGAAGGGTGTCATGGTATGTAGTATAGCAGAGCTTTGGATAtcaatattttctttttccaccTTCGAGTATGATACAGGAAGAAACAACCCCCAGTCCCCCTTCCGGCATCATAACAGACATGAAGACAAGAATGGATAAGGAATGGATGAGAAAGGACGAATCTCTATCAAGGAAGGACAGGGACATCACCCTCatcaaacaaaaaaaataaaaataaaaaggggTAATCAAGGAGAGAATCATTTTGAGAACATTACAAATAAGCTGGTGTATAATTGGGTTTTGTCAATGCGTACCGTGTACACAGTATTCGGAAAGGCTTGTTGtggtaaaaagaaaaaaggtcAAAAGCAGAAACTCAGCAAAGATCAAATCATAAAAATGGAAAATCCCAAACTCCGTGCCGCCGTTTGTCGATGCCCATATGTCGGAAAATAAACTCGTGGAGAAACCAGATACCTTAAGTCGAGCTGCTGTGGCAAAACATTACAGTCGAATGGTTATGTCTTTCGCGTGTCTTTGTTGtggagggggaggagagcACCGTGAGGAAGGTGTAGTAGGCACTCGTCCTTTCGTTCAAAAAAGAACCGACACGCGAGCAGATCAACCAGACAAGCCGCCCTAGCAAAACACAGACTCGTATTTTTGCGGGGATGGGATATAGACCTTAGAAATTCGAGGCAGGGTTGACGGGTCCGGGGTTGTGGTATTGATCTAGAGTGGTCTTGAAGGGGCTGCTGGACATCGAGGCAGCATGGCTGTGAGAGCCGAGAGCTGTACCGGTGAGGTCATCTTCATCAGGTTCGGTTCGCGCGTTTCTCTTGCGACGTAGTCTGTAAACCACGAGGGCAAGGCCTGAGAGTAAGACGGCACCTCCCACACCGACGACTACACCAATGATGATGTTTCTACTGCTGTCGCTTAGCCCAGAGCTATCGGAACCTGATGGATCGTCGCCAAGTCCAGGCGCGTTGGTTGGCTGGGGAGCAGTTGACTGGCTGGTTTGGATGATAGTTTGGTCATCGCTGGTGACCGTGTAAGTGACGATGACCACTGATTTCGAAGGCGGAGGTGGCGTGTCCCTTGTCGGAGTTGGCCTTGGAGTGGTGGGCGGTGTTGATGGCGGAGTCGACTCTGGAGTGGAGGATGGGAGCGTAGGAGTTGGCTGCGCTGTGCGACTCGATGAAGTTGAACGTTCAGAAGTCGACTCAGAAGTGGAAGTCTCTGGATCCGGCTGCGAGGTCGGTGAAGAGGTCGATCGCGCGGACGATGTGGGAGTGTCGTCGTCGAGATCGTCTCCAGTGGCCGATGATTGCGGACTCTGGACGGCGTCACCGAGGCTCAGCTGCCGTCTGTCGGCACCGGCGCCGGATACAGCGACAGCAAGGACGATGAGCGAAAGCAGCAAGATGGAAAGTGTCGACGGCCACCTCATTTTGGGTGGATTTCGAGAATCGATATGGGGAGATCGGTGGAGGTCTGGCGCTGTTGCCgaggagagagaaagaggatGCCGGCACCTCAGGATAAGGAAGTCAAGTGAGAGAATGTCTAGAAGAAAGAGCAGGTGATGTGGAGTGAACAGAGAGGCTAAAGTGAAAATTTTGAGAGAGTGATATCGAACGAGTGTCGCAGGATGAAGTCCGGCGGGAGCGAGAGCGAATGAACCTGGGACGGTGAAGCAAGGGGGCCGGCGGGAGGGACTGCCTGgcttaagaaaaaaagagtgGCTTTCTGGCAGCGTCAGGCGGGCTTGCCTGGGCGGCCGCCAGCCGCGTGCACAATTCGGGTTAGACGGCCCAATGCATAGCGAAAACAATACCATACTTGCATACCGGGGAATGGAGTGTGCTCCGTACGGGGCGTACATTGAAAATATGGAGTGTGTGTCCTGAGACGCGATCACCAGGGCATCCAGACCTGACCATTGGCTGATTTATTGGCTTCTGTTCCTGTTCCACCAACCGAAATCCACCTTTCAACCTTATTTAATGAGCGATAACGGGTTCGGTACGCCGTATTACAGGAAAATGTTGTGCATGTGGATCTCCCGGATTACTTGCGAAACGTGACGCGCCATGTGCTATGCCCAATCCGTCAAGCGCCGTCGTCGCCCTAAGGCCTGCTGACACACTCTCCAGTCGCCGCTTTTAAAGTCCTCtcagcaacaacaacaacagcagcagcagcagcagcaatggCGAGGGCTGCAGTGCAGAGAGCTCGCGATGGGCTTCATCGTTCTGGATCTTGCGAATACCTGACGGGGGGGTGGTGAATGCTGGAAGCTTATTTTGAGTTTTTGCGCATAGCTCCTCCGTACATATCAACGTATGGAGTGACTAACAGGCTGATTGAGCTGTAGCTGCGGAATTTACCAACTCATCGGGAGTTCAACATTCGACCTACGTTTTCTTCGCCTGCCCGGGCTGCTctgtattttctttttctttttctttttcttttttctctttcttttttctctttcttttctgcgCGTTCTGGCATACTGAACGGCTGgaggaaaacaaaaaaaagagttaATTATCGATTAATTGGCTCTCAAATGTCGTCCTCGGCGGGTGTCCAACTTCCACCGAGCGACCCTCCCACCTCGCTCCCCAGCTCTGACAAAGGCGTAGTCGAGAATGGCGAACCGAAGGAGATTAAAAATGAATTGGAATTTGCGCAGTGGTACGACACCGCCGGAGCGGAATTGCTGGAATTCACATACGAGAAATACCAGTATGCTGCTCCCCTTTGACTTTACCCTCTGCAGACACTTTGCTGACATGTCTTCAATTTTCCGTTAGATCATGCCTTGACGAGCTGGAGATGACCACTGCCCACCTCGATTCCCTTCTCCGTGATAGCTCCTCGACTCTTGATCTTCTATCCAGCTTATCCCGGTCTTTCAAGTCCGTTGAAGCACAGACGACCGCCTTCCAGCAACAGTGCGAAGGGTTGCTGGCCGCTGAGCAGCGGAGCGCTAAACTCGCGGATGATATCCAGGAGAACTTGCAATATTATGACTATCTGGATCCTGCATCAAGAAAGCTCAATGCACCAGGAGCTGGTAACTCGGTTCGTAGAAAGGACTTCTCTGATATGCTGCGACGGTTGGACGAATGTCTGGACTATATGCAAGCACATGTAAGGCGGTCCCCTGCGCTGAGATACCACTTGTACTTGCTATATCGATACTTACTGTGGATTTCAAGCCCGAACAAAAGGAAGCAGAGACATACAGGGCACGTTACCGCCTCCTACTAACCCGTGCTTTGACCCTAATCAGAGGGCATTTTGTCTCCACGCTGCGAGAAATATCCTCAGGGGTATCAAAGCGCATCGCCGATCGGCAGCTAAATGACACTACGATGTCTGCGTTGCTCTACGCAAAATTTCGTGTAGGAGCAGCTGACATGAAAGACATCGGATTAGAGATCCAAAAGAGAGCCGTGCCGCCATTGGATCCCGAACAGGGCGCTGAAGCGGAGTATCAGAGCTTACTTAACGAGCTTCATTCGAATTTCTCCGCGACACGAGGAAAGTTGATTATACCACTTGTCCGGAAGAGATTGAATGATATCGCGAATGCACCTAGCACCTCGAAGGACCTTGTTGCCTTTGCGCGGACGAGTATCAGCTATATTCGAGGAATTTGCTTGGATGAGTTCGACTTGTGGGGTCAATGGTTTCACGGACAACAGGGTCTCTACGATTTTCTAGAGTCTGTTTGCGAGCCATTATATGATCACCTAAGGCCTAGAATCATCCATGAAACCCAACTGGTCAAATTATGCCAGCTATGCATACTCCTCCAGACTCGATACCTCATGGAtccagaagaagaaggcgaATATCCTAACCCAAACCAGTTGGATTTCTCTACTTTAATCCAACCTGCCCTTGAAGATGCACAGACACGTTTGGTCTTCAGGGCACAAGCGATTCTAAGAGACGATATTGAGAAGTTTAAACCTAAACCTGAAGACCTTGACTATCCCGCTCGAAATAGAAGAGTTTCTCTCCCCGCAGCAGATACTAAGGGACCGGCTACTTCTGGGAGAAAACAATCCCATATTGACCCCACGTCTCCCTTGCCAAACCCGCCGATGATCGTTGACGAGGAACTTGATTCTCCAGGGGAGAAGGGCCCTAGATGGGACTTTGACTCTAGATCAGTATTTGAAGGCTGGTATCCTACCCTGAGGAAAGCTGTCTGGTTATTAAGTCGCATATACCGGCTTGTCAATGTATGTGATGGCCATCTCTTCCACTATATCGTCTCAGCAATGCTAATTGGTGGACCTAGTCTACCGTCTTTGACGATCTAGCTCATCAAATAGTCCACCAAACCACCATCTCTCTCCATCAAGCCAGTACTCAAATCGCCGCCAAGTCCTCCCCAGCCGACGCCCAGCTCTTTTTAATCAAACACCTCCTCATCTTGAAACAGCAAATCGTAGCTTTCGACATTGAATTCGTGTCTCCAGAAGTATCCTTTGATTTCTCTGGGGTGACAAATACATTCTGGGAACTTCGCGAACGCGGCGGTCTATTCAACCCACGGAATCTCGTCCGGTTGCTTGGCGACGGACTTCTCCCACGAGTCGTCGAGAATATGCTCGACGCGAAAGCTGAGTTAGACGGCAGACTTCGAACTGTAATCAGTGACTTCACGAACTCCTTTTCGGCGAAGATGACCACTCCGCTACCATCTAACGAGACTTCTGCCTCACAGGCTCGTGGCGCGATTGAGAAGACGTGTCAGGCTGTTCAGAAGGAAGTTCCTGAGCTAAGAAAGGTACTGAGCAGTTATATTGACGATACTAGAACGAGGGAGACTCTGGTAGCTGCGGTGCGGGATAGCGTTATTCAGCTGTATGAGGATTTCTTTGAGGCGTACGCTTCTGCTGAGACGAGCAGTGATCGAATGGCGAGAAAAGCCGCTGGGAAAGGACGAGCGGATGAGGTGTGGGATGTCGAGACCTTTACTGAATGGAGTGAAGGCGTCTTCTGCGTGGGGATATCAGGCCTGAGGGGTTCGGAAGAGGATGTAGAAGACTCCGACGATGCTCGCAGCGCAGGGAGTGTGTAGCTAATGAGTTCTCTACGGCGCGTTGCGGCTGTGCACGTTTCCCGTGTTAGGTTTTATATAGTATTCAGAGTTGACAACATGGGTACTTTTTATTCATTGCCTAGCACTAAGGTGGTTAATGGCCACAGATAGTGAATCGACATGTTGGAGGATAATGCCAGCGATCTCACCGGTATGCTCTTCTGTCAACATATCTATTTGAAGTAGCCAAAAAATTATGCTCAAGAAATTTTGAAAAGGCCGGGAGAACGTAGAAAAAACGCAGGTAACAGATCAGAGGAGGAATcaaaaataagaaaacaaaaatattATCGCTTGGTCCGGAAATTCGCAGACAGGTAACCATAGACGTATCGTAAGTAATtaaagagggaaaaaaaaataagaaataagAACAAAAGAGAAGTAAAGACGGAAAGGGCGGGCTGCAGGCAGAATTCCGGGTTTAGAGCTACTCTATGGGTAGGCCCAGTATCTAGGCAATAGATGGACCCAGGGTTGTGCATAGTGCTGTATCTACAAGTGTCCAATCTTCGCATGGAGTTCTGTATCCAAGAAGTTAAAGTTTGGATCGGGTATACAGAAGGGATGTTGGGAGAGGAGGGTCTCAGCGGTGGGACGGTCAAATGTATTACTGTAAAACGGTTAGTGAAACGCCCAAGAAAGCCAGGCGAAACAGACGAACTCACATCGTGAAGCAGTCGTACATAAAAGCTATAGCTGCTGGACAGATGTTCATCGACACATCTTCAGGGATAGGCGGCGCTTGGTTCAAGCTTCCAAGTTTGAAGATTGCCCCAATAGCCTCTTCTTTGCTCCATGGACGTCGACCAGCGAACATTTCCAAAACCACACACCCAAGAGACCAAATATCGACTTTGGCACTATATCCTTGGCCTTGGGACTGGACTACCTCTGGTGCCATCCAAAATACCGAGCCTTGCATTGAGTTGGTCACGTCGTTTCCGTAGATATTGTCGCTTTTCTTGGAGATACCAAAATCCGATATCTTGCAGGTTCCGTCGAGGTCAAGGAGGATATTGTCGGCCTTGAGATCTCGATGGAGAATGCCCTTGTCATGCAAGTAGGCCAGACCACGCAACGTCTGGATAGTAAGTGATTGAACCACACTTTCCTCAAACTTGCCGTGTTTCCGAAGACAACTTCCGATAGAGCCACCAGGTATATATTCGAGGTAAATGGACATGGACAATTCGCTTCGATGGCAACCGAGATATTGTACAATATTCGGGTGTTCCAAATGCTGCATCGTGTCGATTTCATGGTCCATAGCCTGCACCATTTCTTTAATACGGTCTTTATCGTACCCGGCTGCTTTCTGGTTGACTTCCACTTGTTTCACCGCCAAGATCTCACCGGTCTCTGCATTCATGCCGAGATATACTCTACCGTATGTACCTTTGCCAATGAGCTGACCTCTAATAATTCTAAAGGTTGCTTGCCTCTGCGGCAGTTTTTCCTGGGGAACTGGGTGTTGTGGTAGAGGATCCAGGTCACTCAATCGACTGCCTGGTTTAGGACTGATCTGCATGATTCTCGCCCCAAACATTTTGGTGCTCTTCCGCCGTAGCATACCGGATTGTGCATTTTTGGATGCAGCAATGCTTTGATTTCGGCGGATCTGATGAGCTCCCTTTGCGACCTCACGGATTGACTTCATGCGGCTCAAGCCAGTAGAGCGGCCGACATTCCGGTGTGCGACGGTTTTCGGGGCTGCTTTTCCTTTTAGAGTTGACTCATCTGACCCTAATGTGTCGGAGGCATTCCGTGGAATGGACGTCGTAGGGGGACCACCTTGACCTACACGGTCTCGGAGGGTAAAAGATTGCTCTGGTTCTGTGTCTGGGTGACTTGAAGTTGCAGTTGGCGATATTGGAGGAGTGAGAGGCATAGCTTCCAGATAAGGCTCATCTAAGTCGATATTCGGGAAGAAATCATCGAGATGTTCTATCATTCCCTCGACTGGAGGACGACTTGCCCAGACGTCATCCCTTACAAATGACCGGCGGCGAGCGCTCCTTGAATCTTCGGGAGAAAGGTCATCAGTATCGGGATCCCCTGAATAATGTCCGCTTCGCGAGTCACTGTGATCGGTGAGTGGTGTGAAT includes:
- a CDS encoding uncharacterized protein (SECRETED:SignalP(1-26)~EggNog:ENOG410Q0VF~COG:S~TransMembrane:1 (n7-18c23/24o178-200i)), with the translated sequence MRWPSTLSILLLSLIVLAVAVSGAGADRRQLSLGDAVQSPQSSATGDDLDDDTPTSSARSTSSPTSQPDPETSTSESTSERSTSSSRTAQPTPTLPSSTPESTPPSTPPTTPRPTPTRDTPPPPSKSVVIVTYTVTSDDQTIIQTSQSTAPQPTNAPGLGDDPSGSDSSGLSDSSRNIIIGVVVGVGGAVLLSGLALVVYRLRRKRNARTEPDEDDLTGTALGSHSHAASMSSSPFKTTLDQYHNPGPVNPASNF
- the COG3 gene encoding Golgi transport complex subunit 3 (BUSCO:198234at4751~EggNog:ENOG410PKJA~COG:U~BUSCO:2543at33183); amino-acid sequence: MSSSAGVQLPPSDPPTSLPSSDKGVVENGEPKEIKNELEFAQWYDTAGAELLEFTYEKYQSCLDELEMTTAHLDSLLRDSSSTLDLLSSLSRSFKSVEAQTTAFQQQCEGLLAAEQRSAKLADDIQENLQYYDYLDPASRKLNAPGAGNSVRRKDFSDMLRRLDECLDYMQAHPEQKEAETYRARYRLLLTRALTLIRGHFVSTLREISSGVSKRIADRQLNDTTMSALLYAKFRVGAADMKDIGLEIQKRAVPPLDPEQGAEAEYQSLLNELHSNFSATRGKLIIPLVRKRLNDIANAPSTSKDLVAFARTSISYIRGICLDEFDLWGQWFHGQQGLYDFLESVCEPLYDHLRPRIIHETQLVKLCQLCILLQTRYLMDPEEEGEYPNPNQLDFSTLIQPALEDAQTRLVFRAQAILRDDIEKFKPKPEDLDYPARNRRVSLPAADTKGPATSGRKQSHIDPTSPLPNPPMIVDEELDSPGEKGPRWDFDSRSVFEGWYPTLRKAVWLLSRIYRLVNSTVFDDLAHQIVHQTTISLHQASTQIAAKSSPADAQLFLIKHLLILKQQIVAFDIEFVSPEVSFDFSGVTNTFWELRERGGLFNPRNLVRLLGDGLLPRVVENMLDAKAELDGRLRTVISDFTNSFSAKMTTPLPSNETSASQARGAIEKTCQAVQKEVPELRKVLSSYIDDTRTRETLVAAVRDSVIQLYEDFFEAYASAETSSDRMARKAAGKGRADEVWDVETFTEWSEGVFCVGISGLRGSEEDVEDSDDARSAGSV